DNA from Papio anubis isolate 15944 chromosome 1, Panubis1.0, whole genome shotgun sequence:
ttgcagtgagccgagattgtgccactgcactccagcctgggcaacagagcaagactctctctctctctctctctctattttttatatatataatatatatagataatatgtattatatatgttatatagataatgtataatataatatatattatataatatattttatataatataatcatatataatttaattatataatataatatataataaatagatagtatattatatagataatatattatctatataatataataatatatactaaatatatagtatattatctataatatacatattttatatatattttacatatataccaAAACCAGAGCTCTGGAGCAcatacctatatatgtatatatagatagagagagaCCTTTGCCAAGGCCCAGTGGAAGGAGTGCAACTTAAATCAGGCATAAAGGATGCTCTGGAGGGCCTGGACCAGGCAGTACCCACGAAATGGAGAGGAAGGGGTGAATTGGGGAGAGGTTGCCCAGGACAGAAACATAGCTCGGTGAGGTTATAGGATCACACACAACTGGGTTCAAGTTCAGACTCTCACTTACTCATTGTATGAAGTAAACTTGaactctctaagcttcagtttctacatctgtaaaattAAGGTAATACTCCTTGCCTCATATTATAAAAactaaatgagatcatgtgcATTGTGCCAGGACTATAGTACATACTTGACAGATTAttaattcttcttcttatttttttttacttaagacagagtctctcgctctgtcacccaggctggagtacagtggagcgatcttggctcactgtaacctctgcctcccaggttcaggcaattctcctgcctcagcctcccaagtaactgagattacagacacgcaccaccattcccggctaatttttgtatttttagtagagatggggtttcaccatgttggccaggctagtcccaaacttctgacctcaggtgatccacctgccttggcctcccaaagtgctgggattacaggctggagccaccactcccagccaattcttattaatattaaaaatgaataaacaagagTTTGGAAACATATTGGCTAAAGGGTGTATAAAAAACAGCAGGCGTGGCAGATGTTTTACATTTCTCCCCAGGTTCatcctctgtctttctctgtgctGACCTTTCATGGACTGCACCACAGGCTCCCCTGGGCCCTGGCTTTGGTTGGTTTTAGTCAATGGAAGGCAACAGCAGGAGAGAGGTGttggaggatgagatgggagaattTTCTTCCTCCCTGTGCCGTCATGGAGTTGACTCTGTCCCTCCACCAAAAGCCACAGGGCTTGTCAGCTAGTCCCACAGTGACAGCTGCTCTCTTTAGGCTCCAGGACCTGCTTTTCCTCTGCCCCTTCAGGTCAAAGGGCAGCTCCCCACGGGTCCTTCCAGGAGATGCTTTTCCATCCCTTATTCGTTTCCCTTAGCCTTGCCCACACTGTTGTAAAATAATGCCTTTGTTAAACTCTCCTCGGTTGCACCATTTAAGTAACTATCTGGTCCCTGCCAGAACGCTGACACTGTAAATCTCACAGACAACGCTTGAGTTTCTAAGCTTGGGAAGTGAGAAGAATGTGGTAGACCTGACTAAACTGAGGAATTTGGAAAGGCTAACAGGCTCGAAGATACCGATGTTGGAcaaggtagagtttgcagtgagggtGGGATATCCGAAGTGAGGATAGACACAAACATTTGGAACTATAGATGAGAAGTCAGGACGAGTAATTTAGGAACTGGAAGCCTGAAAATGGCAGCTGAGGCCCTGAGGGGGAATTAGGTGTTCAAGGGAAAGAGGGTActgagaaaagagataaaagcTAATCATGAATTATAATTCAGGATCTTGGAATTTAAATTGCGTTATGTTGCAGAAGTTAGGGCACAATTTTCTCGGCAGAAATGTGCCTCACTGAATTCTCATAACAACTCTGAAAGGGAAGACATGCTGTAACATGTCTACAGTTGTGTAACCAATAAGTAGGGGCGCGACACCCGCTCCAAAATCCAAATGCTTTCTGCTGCGTGGTGCTGCTCAGGCTGAGGCGGCTGCTTGTCGccctgtctggcttctttcaagacTGAACCACCTGGGCCCGGAAGTCCCAGACCACAGGCTGATACTGTCAGGAGCCACCTTTACTCTCCTCTGGGTCAGCAGGGATCCCCGCATACCCGATAACGTCAGGAAGAAACCTCCCGCATCCAGGCTTCCGAAGGCTCCTGACCGAACCAGTTCTCTCTGCTTTGCTCGGCCCTTTAAAATTCTGCGTTCTTCCGATTCCTGAAATCCTAGCTTTCTGGAGATCTTGtttatctgttgtttctttcatAATCCCTGCAATCTGGCTTCCAGATCCACCACTTCATTCAAAACCAGGCTTGCCAAGGACCCTTATAACCTCTTGATTGCCAAATCCAATGCACTTCTTATTTGAGCCCACTCCCCTCTCCTGCAAACCCTCTTTTCTCCTGGCTTCTTCGCCTCTGCTCCTCCCCAGCTGCCGTTTCCCTGGAGTCTCTCCTGGGCCCTCTTCACTTCTCACTCTGTGTATTTTGCCTGGCCCGTCTCATCCACTCCAGGGTCAACCCACAACTATCCCCAAATCTACATTGTTCATCCAAACAGTGGTCTAACTGCCTACTGGACCTCTCTACTTAGATGTCCCAAAGGTAGCTCAAACTCAAAATGCCCCAAACTAAACTTGACGTCTTGCCTCCTGCTTGCCTTCCATACCCGTTTGAAATGGGATCCTCTACTTTTATTCCTGACCTTGGTTACCCAAGCCAGAAATTTGGAGCTCATCCAAGCCTCTTCCCTTGCTCTATTCAGCCCTTTCCATCTGCCACCATTTCCCTAAACTCCCAGATTTGTCCCCATCTCCATCCTCATTGCCAGCTTTGGTTCAGGCCCTCCTGACTTGTTACCTGGATTCTGGCTTCCTAACCAATCTCTGTGCCTTCAGCCTTGCCCCCATGGTGCTTCCCATTTGTCAGCTTGAAAACCTTCAatgcggctgggcgcagtggctcacgcctgtaatcctagcactttgggagaccgaggcagtgggagactgaggcaggtggatcaccctgaagccagcagttcaagaccagcccaaccaacatggtgaaaccccgtctctactaaaaatacaaaaattagccaggcgtggtggcgcacacctgtaaccccagctacttgggagcctgaggcaggagaatcacttgaacttggggagtggaggttgcagtgaactgagattatgccactgcactctagcatgggtgacagaatgagaccctgtctcaaaaacaaacaaacaaaacaaaagcttcaACGTTGCccaattactcagcctcaggcaTGGCTTAAAGGCCTTCATGATGTACCCCTGTCCACCTGTTCCATCTCCTCCCCCACGCCTGTGTCATCACATGCTCCCCAGTGCCGTATGGTAAATCACAGTGCCCACAGTTCCTCACGCTGGCAGTGCTTCCTCACccctgtgccactgcacctgctgtttcctttttctaGAATACTTCTTGATCTCCTTCTGCCAAGCTCATCCCTATTCCTCCTGCAACACCCAGCTCAGAAGTgacttccaggaagccttccaaatgtcccttcactgACAAAGGTGAGGCTCTTCCAGGCTGCCAATAGCATTCTCTGTAACATTTCTCCAGCTGCATTTTAGCTGCCTGTTTACCAGTCCACTGTTCCTAAAAGACTATAGGCCACTTGAAAAAGGAATTGTTTATTCATCTTGAATTCCTAGTGCCTGGTACAGGGTCTGGGACATACAAAATGCctgacaaatgtttgttgaatgaatgatttaatTAACatgatgaatgagaaaataatcaACTTTGTCTTTTAGCATTTGGATCCCCTGGTTTTTGTCCATGCTGCTGGGTTTCTGAAGCACAGCCCTTCCTAAACCTTGCTTGTGCCTACATCAGAACTTCTGACCTTATCCCTTGTTGATGAGCCGATGACCTCAACTACATCTTCAACGTCAGCGTATTTCTGGTTCTCCCAGCCTTACCTTTCACCCCGTTGCTCCACCCCACTTCCCATGATCCTGGCACTGACAACAAGACTGCTGTGGTGATGACGTAAATTAATGGTTTGATTCAATGTAGCAACTAGCAAGGATGTGAAAGTAAAAGATTTTGATCTGAAAAACATTGCTTCAAGGTTGATTTTATGAGTATTCAAAATCATATTTAATTTCCAGGCAATGGCAATTTTTATAACCTGAATCCACCAGTACCCATCAACTGTGGACAGGCCCACCCTTTATAACTGATTACAGGTTCTCCTCTTGAAACTCCCATGGTGTCAGATTAATTATGAGTAACTGGCAAGGAGTAACAGCCATAAGTAATAGATCCCCTGAGAAGGAAAGAGGGCTAaatagagagagaaacagaatgcTAAGCTCTTTTAGCCCCCATAAACAAAGATGGTTTAATCTTTAGCAAAACATTTCCACTCCTGCCACTGTAGAGAAAACATGGCACTATAAAGTTATTTGTCTTTATCCAAGCCAAATTCTctaatcaagattttaaaaacaggataaaATTCATTACCAGCTTCTTGTCTTGCAAATGATAAGGAGActcctgttttattcttttggaaaattcttgTACCTGCAGTGAAAAAATTACAGTCTCTCATTAATGGCATGGTGTCTCATATATGAATTTGGTTACTGATATTGTTTATAACAAGCTTTAAAAGTATTACTTTAGTCTTCAGTTGATCAGTCTGTTCTTTTAACTTCTGACACATCCGTTTCCCTTGGGATATCTTCTGAAATATGTAAGAAGAGCTTGAGGAAGTTCCTTTCTGAGAGGTTGGTGACAACTTAGAGAGACTTGCCTCAGATTCTATTCCTATACAAGAAAGAATACATTTGGGCTACCGTTCATCTCAGCTTATCACAGTTTTATTAAGTACTGAAAACAGAAAGTTGTTGCAGTCACCACaacttactatttaaaaaaattttttttttcaaaatatatatctaggccaggcacagtggctcacacctgtaatcccagcactttgggaggccaaggcagggggatcacttgaagccaggagttcaagaccaccctcggcaacaaagtgagaccccaactctacaaaaaaaaaaaaaattatctcagtgtggtggcatgcacctgtaatcccagctactcgggaggatgaggtgggaggatcatttgagcccaagaggtcgaggctgcagtgagccaagattgtgccgctgtactccagcctgggcgacagagtgagaccctgtctcaaaaagacaaaaacaaaaaacacaaaatacatatatacatatgtatacatatgtgtgtatatatatgtatacatatgtgtgtatatatgtatacatatgtgtgtatatatgtatacatatgtgtttgtatatatatgtatatatgtgtgtgtatatatatatacagatatatatatatatatctctctctctctctcaaagaagttttaaaacattagtaCCTGTGAGAAGTTCTTGGTGGATATGTACTGTGGGCTCCATCTGCACAATTAAAGGGTAAGAAAACATTACTGTCGATATTGATCAATGACACCACTATTCAGAATGACCCAACATGTTCTGTCATCGTAGAGGCAGCCCAGGTTTGTAGTGAAGAGCTGGGACCATGATGCCAAGGTTGAATTCCACTCTGACACTTACTTGCTGGGCAACCCAAGTAGTTGTCTCATCACTTATACGCCTGCAATTCCTTGGCAGGAAAATGGGGATATTAAGTGAACCTACCTCAGGTGGTtgttatgaggatgaaatgttAAATATCTACCATAGTATCAGGCAGGTGGCAAGCATTTAACAATACATGTTATTTGTTATCACCATTGTGTTTGATACTAGTATGTGAAATGCTGAACTGTTTCTCCTAAAACTAGACCATAAGCTTCGTAAGGGTAGGGACCATTGCTAGTCTTGTCACCAGCTCTGTTGCTGGTGCTCTCACTAACACAAAACACATGGTAGCCACACTCTAGAGAATAACAGAGGATGTATTAAGTTCCAAACTGTGTGTCAAGACAGTGATGGTTTTCTGCCCACCACAGGCTAATTGAACAGTTTAAATTCCAGAGTGATTCACCTTGGGGGGTCTTCCCTTTGTTCCCAACAGATAAAGCTCAGAAATATGCTAGTGCCAGACAGTTGGTCAAAATAGACTATGGTCTTTCTAGATATCCCAACTGTATGATGGATATGAAACCTGCAGGGTCCAATTCTCCAATCTGAATTGACAGGACTGGAAAAAATCAGATACCTGACCTTGAACCCGCATACCAGAGGGAGATGAGACTGATATCCATCTGCTCCTGCTAACCACAGGGCACTGAGAACTGGACACAACGAGGATGTTCTCCTGCAAGCAGAACAAGGAACCCCGACACTTTCCAATACCACGGGGGTGCAGGTTTCTGTCAGACTTAGAGAGCATCCCAGTCATGGCCAGGTGGGCTGTTGGCTCAGGTTTGGATGCTCAAACTCCCCAAAGCATTCAGTTGAAAGAGAGGGGAGCTGAAGcatgaaaatggaaatggaaatttaaaaaagaaaagagaaaaattacttcCAAGGTTAggttatagaaaaaaagagagagagaatggaaatgGAAACAGGCAGTGTAGTTCAGTCCAGGACACTTTCATATAAGGCTCAAAAGACAGATCATGCACTGTAGGAAAAGTGCCAGAgaactaaaatgtttattttgattgTTAATATGGATTTACCTTACTATTGGGCCTCAATAGTCAATGAGATCCTGAGCCTCAGCATGTTGGGAAGTTGATGGGGGAGTGTGAGAAGATGGGGTAAGGGAAAGGGGGAAATAGCATAAATTAAGCATTAACAAAGTTTTGTACCAAATGATTACCAAGATAACAAGCTTGAAATCCATTACTAACGATCTTAATTCCATTCAACTTAGCATTAAGAACTAAGGGCATAATGTACATAAGACACGAGGCCCGGCCTCTGGGGGAAGTTAGGCAATGGAAAGGCAAAGATAAGGTTGCTGCCCTCCAGAGCCTTAGAATCTAGTGAAGGAAGCAGATGCTTCTGCTATTATAATCCAAAGCAAGCTGAGATACACACTCTGATGGAAGGACTAAACAAACAAGTGTGGAAAAGATTGTGACTTGGGAGACCTGAAAAGTTATGTGGCCCAAGGGAGAATTGAAGGAGGCCATGAAAACAAGCAGGTCTTTGGTAAGTCAAGATGGGATGTGCCATGCAAGGCAGGAAGTCAGAGAGCTCAGGGCCTGGGAAGAGGTTCTGGACCAGCCAGGCAACTGCAGATGACTCCTGAAGGAGGGCAGCTAAGTTTAAGTGAGGAGAGCCAAATTCTGGCTTgcggaatttggattttattctcttATATGTGTTTGTTAGCATGGCCCCTGATGCTTCTCATGAGGACCCTGAGAGTCTGAGTGGCCACGTCACTCACCCAGGGTGACCCAGGGTGCTGAATGAAACCTTGGAACCAGAACCAAGCTCTATTCACCCTCCAAAAACCCACACTGAAAGAGACGAGCAGTGATCCCAATTAATGTATTTACAGGACACCGTTTCATTTACCTGGATTTGTTGTGAAGGTTCAGTGATTTCCCCTTTCTGCTCTTGATGTTGTTTTTCAACACGGTTTGACTCAGGCGTGGTTTCTAAAATATCTTGCACAACCGCGGGTTTCTCTCTCAACTTAGAAGAAAAGCTGGCTTGTTTAGCTATTGCAAGTGGTTTATTAATTATGTTGTTTTTAGGATTTTTCACTTCGGGAGCAATCTTAGAGAAATCAGGGAGCTGGTAATGAACTTGACCTTGGCCATATTTGAACCTGTTGCCCGAACTTGCTTTTTCAGTATGCTGTTTCTGGGGTGCTTGCCCTTGATAACTGTTTTGTTTATCACCTGGATCTTTGGTTTTAGttagaatatttacattttcttgatgGCTGCTATCTCCAGCAGCCACTGTCTCTTCTAAATCAGAGGTATTTTCTCCTGTCATGGTGGGAGAACCAGGTTTATTGCTGTTTTCACCATCCCTTTTGGGGTTGAGTTGGTCAGTGAGTTCTGGGGTTTGTTCTTTTGGCCAAGAATTCTTATTACAACatgaaataatacttttaataataGCTTCCTCTTCAAAACTGTCGGCATTTGAGATCTCTGGGAGGGTTTCGCAATCAATGCCTTGACCTCGTAAGAATGGCTCTTTGGAAAGATGATGAAGTAAAATATCAGAAATGCTTGACTTAGAAGCATCTCCTTCATTTGCTGGAATATGAAGAGCTGCAGTgcattgtttctctttctcatcttttttgtTGGCAGCATTTTCAGTAGTTTTACCCAGGGGCATGGTCATAGCTGTATTTCCACAAGTCTCATTATGCATAGCCTTCTCTTGAGGGTCATCTGCtatgaaaataatttgacttGAGACTTCAAAGGCATCATTTTTTGAGGTAAAACTGTAATCATTGCATATCTTAATCGGAGAGAGGTCCCCATCATAAGGCAAATCCTCCTGCTTATAAGTCGTGTCTTCTGAAAAGTCAGCCTCATCCATGTGTGTGCAGCCCGATCTCTCTCGTCCTCTGTCGCCTGAGCTGGCTGCTGTCAATTGTAACAATAGCTCTGGTTCTCCCTGACTGTCTTCACTGTGCGCTATTCTGTGTGAAATGAGAACAGCCTCATTGTTAAATATATTGGAATAATGTATACAACTATGCCAGAACAAAGTGGatgttttttaattagaaaaattcaGTTACAAACAGGAAGGCAGAAAGCTCAGCCACAAGCTGACCCATCCTCAATCCACACTATCTTAACACAATCAGTAGTATCAAAGCAAggaatgggaggaaaaaaaaaaaaggagagtgtTACATTTTTCATCTATTAAATTTTGAGAGAGACACGAGTCTAGTTAATGGCCAAATATTTATCAACCTCCATTAGGAGATAGTATTTGGAGTTTATTCTCCCAAAGTAGGAACTTGGGATGCAAGTaaaggattgatttttttttttagttaaaagaaCCAGAGCCACGCCTTGTTCACATGTCACTAACAGTCTTCTAAGCCGTATGGTGCTGGAAGCCGGCCTAGCTCACATGTAGCACCCATCTTCTCCATTCTGGTGCTTTTTCACCTGTCCCTCTAGACCTTCTGGTCCCCTTCTGACTTTCCCTTGCGTGTCTGAGAAGGGCAGAGAAGGACTTACAGAAATATGACCAAAGGGTCAGgggtggtgcctcacacctgtaatcccagcgctttgggaggccgaggcaagcggatcacctgaggtcaggagttcaagaccagcctggctaccatggcgaaaccccgtctgtactaaaaatacaaaaagttagttgggtgtagtggcacacacctgtagtcccagctactcgggaggctgaggcaggagaattgcttgaatctgggaggcagaggttgcagtgagccaagatcaagccactgcactccagcctgggtgacagagagagactctgtctcaaaaaaaagaaaaaaaaaaaaaaaaagaaatgtgaccaAGGGACAAATAGGCTTTCAGACACCTGGAGGCCAGTCTGCAGCCAAATGTCCCTTTTCTAATTTGGACTCAGGCAGGAACCTAGTCAGAGAGGCTGCCTTCCCTGAACCCCTGCCAGCCACCACAGCCCACGCGGCAGTCTGGCGGTACCAGAGTCTTTGGGGATATTCCTGAAAATGGCTGGAGTAAAACCAGCTGCCATTTGGTATGAgtcctattttctcttctttaaacaAAATTCAAAGCACCCATTCATATATCTCTTCCTGATTTGTGAACTTTTGGGATGATTCCTCAGAAATAGTAAAATTATCTCAAGTTTTAGGTGGAGTAACTGAGGTTCCCTCTCCCCTGGGGCACCAGCCCAGGGTGACCACAGCCGCTGGCAGCCTCCCTTGCCCATACAATGATTAGGTTGGGTGAGCAGATCTCTGAGGTTCTCTCTCCAACCAAATTTTTATGAGTCTATAAACTGGTGATTTATTAGGTAACCTCAAAAGCTAAAATCATATGTTtgaccaaaataaattttttttgaactaAGTCGTCCAAGAAAAAAAGGAGTACAAACTAAATGTGGTAGAAACATCTGCGAGACATTGTACAAAAATCTTAATTTATAGACACATGCCAATGTTAGAGAATCCAAATTAAACAGATGCTCTGTTTCGACAGgtggagagaaaggagaatatCACTGCAggattatttaaaatcatttaaagagGGTAATATTTAGTATAAAGTGAGGCACATCTTCGTGAAAAGAATTACAGGCTACTCTAACCCAAGTTGAAGAACAAGGGAAAAGGCTTCccaagaaagtgaaaggcacAGTGGGAAAGCAGAAGCAGAGAGGCATGGATGTGAATTCTCTGGCTTCtctactttctagctgtgtgtcatctggcaagttatttaactcttGTGAGTCTCGGTTGGTTTGCCTTTTCTGAGAAATAGGACTAGCAATACCTGAGATAAGGCACGTAAAGTACTCGGCATAGGGCTTGGCACAGAGTGAGAATTCCATACATTGttgttgaaaaatgaaaacacaaaaccaGTCTCAGTATTGGAATACTGAAGAATGCCCAGGTCCAGGGGTGAGGCACTCCTTATCTGTGGGGATATTTAAAGGATAAAGGAAGGAATTGCATATGTAAAACATAATCTCGGCCAAgaaaggtggctcatgcctgtaatcccagcactttggatggccgaggcaggtggatcacaaagtcgagagatcgagaccatcctggccaacatggcgaaaccctgtctctactaaaaatacaaaaaattatctgggctggtggtgcacacctgtagtcccagatattcaggctgaggcaggagaatcacttgaacccaggaggtggaggttgcagtgagccaagatcacaccactgtactccagcctggtgacagagtgagactccatctcaaaaaaaaagacatagtctCTACAAGAACGTTAAGACAATTTTAAAACTCAacctgtaaataaatatatttgaaggtaaaaaaaaaatcaggccgggtgaggtggctcacgcctgtaatctcagcactttgggaggccgaggcaggtggatcacttgagctcagtagttcgagaccagcctggtcaatgtggcgaaactcgtttctactaaaaatacaaaaattagtcaggcatggtggtgcacccctatagtcccagctactcaggaggctgaggcaggagaatcacttgaacccggcaggcagaggttgcagtaagctgagatcatgccactgcactccagcctgcgtgacagcaagactctgtctcaaaaatattaaaataataataataataataaatcactaagcaattttaaacaaaattttgtctaattttttagaacaaaaaaaaaacaaagggagtatctttttctttttttgagacaaggtctcactctatcacccaggctggagtgcagtgacaccaccatggctcactgtagcctcaacctcccaggctcaattgatcttcctcccttagcctcctgagtagctgggactacaggcacacaccaccacacctgattaatttttaatttttttttgtagagatggagtttcaccatgttgttcaggatggtcttgaactcctggactcaagtaatccacctgcctcagcctcccaaagtgctgggattacaggcacgagccactgtgcccagcctgagagtATGTTTACATGCCTACAGAGAGaatggaggaagaaaacaaattctagTTTTGCAATACTTTTAATGACCTAAGCAACAGCCCCAAAGTTATCCTCatgctttctttacattttcaggAGCTCATTGCCAAACTCCATAGCCTTCTTGTATAGAAAGGAAAGACACTTTGTT
Protein-coding regions in this window:
- the AKNAD1 gene encoding protein AKNAD1 isoform X4 — translated: MGRCSSSSSYLKQAHYNAKAHSEDSQGEPELLLQLTAASSGDRGRERSGCTHMDEADFSEDTTYKQEDLPYDGDLSPIKICNDYSFTSKNDAFEVSSQIIFIADDPQEKAMHNETCGNTAMTMPLGKTTENAANKKDEKEKQCTAALHIPANEGDASKSSISDILLHHLSKEPFLRGQGIDCETLPEISNADSFEEEAIIKSIISCCNKNSWPKEQTPELTDQLNPKRDGENSNKPGSPTMTGENTSDLEETVAAGDSSHQENVNILTKTKDPGDKQNSYQGQAPQKQHTEKASSGNRFKYGQGQVHYQLPDFSKIAPEVKNPKNNIINKPLAIAKQASFSSKLREKPAVVQDILETTPESNRVEKQHQEQKGEITEPSQQIQMEPTVHIHQELLTGIESEASLSKLSPTSQKGTSSSSSYIFQKISQGKRMCQKLKEQTDQLKTKVQEFSKRIKQESPYHLQDKKLVLEKLQGHLELLEQNFLATKDKHLTLQQQVHKHESTIVGDFDPERKVEGEIFKLEMLLEDVKDKMDESKYTSAPSLPVSSPVTLDDLASTSSSLSNEVPEEHPGHPPGPRGSGGSEATGTPQGGPQEAPKEELCELTPQIYLNGHYGDATVQNQPDQVAMRLSSNSGEDPRCTPGRQDCAETMAPSPSCAFCRRLLEWKPKVEKKGLRRINCGRFSTVHEKAPHSDSTPNSDTGHSFCSDSGTEMQSNKCQDCGTKIPTSRRTCRKEPPKEFYYRYNTPGQNYSNHSKRGAFVQPHSLHESKNSSPCLVHSPDTSKSSPTPGWQEAELGLENMKSQ
- the AKNAD1 gene encoding protein AKNAD1 isoform X1, translated to MGRCSSSSSYLKQAHYNAKAHSEDSQGEPELLLQLTAASSGDRGRERSGCTHMDEADFSEDTTYKQEDLPYDGDLSPIKICNDYSFTSKNDAFEVSSQIIFIADDPQEKAMHNETCGNTAMTMPLGKTTENAANKKDEKEKQCTAALHIPANEGDASKSSISDILLHHLSKEPFLRGQGIDCETLPEISNADSFEEEAIIKSIISCCNKNSWPKEQTPELTDQLNPKRDGENSNKPGSPTMTGENTSDLEETVAAGDSSHQENVNILTKTKDPGDKQNSYQGQAPQKQHTEKASSGNRFKYGQGQVHYQLPDFSKIAPEVKNPKNNIINKPLAIAKQASFSSKLREKPAVVQDILETTPESNRVEKQHQEQKGEITEPSQQIQMEPTVHIHQELLTGIESEASLSKLSPTSQKGTSSSSSYIFQKISQGKRMCQKLKEQTDQLKTKVQEFSKRIKQESPYHLQDKKLVLEKLQGHLELLEQNFLATKDKHLTLQQQVHKHESTIVGDFDPERKVEGEIFKLEMLLEDVKDKMDESKYTSAPSLPVSSPVTLDDLASTSSSLSNEVPEEHPGHPPGPRGSGGSEATGTPQGGPQEAPKEELCELTPQIYLNGHYGDATVQNQPDQVAMRLSSNSGEDPRCTPGRQDCAETMAPSPSCAFCRRLLEWKPKVEKKGLRRINCGRFSTVHEKAPHSDSTPNSDTGHSFCSDSGTEMQSNKCQDCGTKIPTSRRTCRKEPPKEFYYRYNTPGQNYSNHSKRGAFVQPHSLHESKNSSPSFLKLKRICSQRVNSKSFKGEHEPTPGKKNLQAFMTYSSDPVTPSPHFYSCRISGSKSVCDFDSTEETKSEILNSALDHALRTATILKETTDQMIKTIAEDLVKAQRWRNRLKY
- the AKNAD1 gene encoding protein AKNAD1 isoform X8; the encoded protein is MGRCSSSSSYLKQAHYNAKAHSEDSQGEPELLLQLTAASSGDRGRERSGCTHMDEADFSEDTTYKQEDLPYDGDLSPIKICNDYSFTSKNDAFEVSSQIIFIADDPQEKAMHNETCGNTAMTMPLGKTTENAANKKDEKEKQCTAALHIPANEGDASKSSISDILLHHLSKEPFLRGQGIDCETLPEISNADSFEEEAIIKSIISCCNKNSWPKEQTPELTDQLNPKRDGENSNKPGSPTMTGENTSDLEETVAAGDSSHQENVNILTKTKDPGDKQNSYQGQAPQKQHTEKASSGNRFKYGQGQVHYQLPDFSKIAPEVKNPKNNIINKPLAIAKQASFSSKLREKPAVVQDILETTPESNRVEKQHQEQKGEITEPSQQIQMEPTVHIHQELLTGIESEASLSKLSPTSQKGTSSSSSYIFQKISQGKRMCQKLKEQTDQLKTKVQEFSKRIKQESPYHLQDKKLVLEKLQGHLELLEQNFLATKDKHLTLQQQVHKHESTIVGDFDPERKVEGEIFKLEMLLEDVKDKMDESKYTSAPSLPVSSPVTLDDLASTSSSLSNEVPEEHPGHPPGPRGSGGSEATGTPQGGPQEAPKEELCELTPQMRTPGALQEGRIVQRRWHPVRAVPSVAGSLNGSQKWRKRASEGSTVEDFQLSMKRHHIQIRHPILIQDTASVLILALKCRVTNVRTVALRFLPPEEPAERNHLKNFITDTTLQDRITQIIAKEVPLSSPILYMKAKTLHPVLCTHLTLPNPALHLDGKRLSWG
- the AKNAD1 gene encoding protein AKNAD1 isoform X3, producing MGRCSSSSSYLKQAHYNAKAHSEDSQGEPELLLQLTAASSGDRGRERSGCTHMDEADFSEDTTYKQEDLPYDGDLSPIKICNDYSFTSKNDAFEVSSQIIFIADDPQEKAMHNETCGNTAMTMPLGKTTENAANKKDEKEKQCTAALHIPANEGDASKSSISDILLHHLSKEPFLRGQGIDCETLPEISNADSFEEEAIIKSIISCCNKNSWPKEQTPELTDQLNPKRDGENSNKPGSPTMTGENTSDLEETVAAGDSSHQENVNILTKTKDPGDKQNSYQGQAPQKQHTEKASSGNRFKYGQGQVHYQLPDFSKIAPEVKNPKNNIINKPLAIAKQASFSSKLREKPAVVQDILETTPESNRVEKQHQEQKGEITEPSQQIQMEPTVHIHQELLTGIESEASLSKLSPTSQKGTSSSSSYIFQKISQGKRMCQKLKEQTDQLKTKVQEFSKRIKQESPYHLQDKKLVLEKLQGHLELLEQNFLATKDKHLTLQQQVHKHESTIVGDFDPERKVEGEIFKLEMLLEDVKDKMDESKYTSAPSLPVSSPVTLDDLASTSSSLSNEVPEEHPGHPPGPRGSGGSEATGTPQGGPQEAPKEELCELTPQIYLNGHYGDATVQNQPDQVAMRLSSNSGEDPRCTPGRQDCAETMAPSPSCAFCRRLLEWKPKVEKKGLRRINCGRFSTVHEKAPHSDSTPNSDTGHSFCSDSGTEMQSNKCQDCGTKIPTSRRTCRKEPPKEFYYRYNTPGQNYSNHSKRGAFVQPHSLHESKNSSPSLASPFCCPGLVHSPDTSKSSPTPGWQEAELGLENMKSQ